A stretch of Desulfotalea psychrophila LSv54 DNA encodes these proteins:
- the rsmH gene encoding 16S rRNA (cytosine(1402)-N(4))-methyltransferase RsmH — MDAEKIHISVLLEETMEFLCLQPGGIYVDGTMGLGGHTSAILERTAPDGRVVAFEWDENAIKASRERLAPYGERLTLVRRNFAEIGVGLTEAGISHIDGLLIDIGLSSLQLDTGTRGFSFQRDDDLDMRMDERGEMTAATIIATCTEEQLADLFYCYGEERQARPIAAAIVAARKLEPIQTTKQLVRVVARAIPKRFHPKKIHVATKVFQALRIAVNTELENLSKIIDDAGEFLKPGSRFCIISFHSLEDRIVKRKFRENPNFKVITNKPVKAGEEELDRNYRSRSALLRVAEKV, encoded by the coding sequence ATGGATGCTGAAAAAATTCATATCTCTGTTTTGCTTGAGGAAACCATGGAGTTTCTTTGTTTGCAGCCAGGCGGTATATATGTTGATGGGACGATGGGGCTTGGAGGGCATACCTCTGCTATTTTAGAGAGGACGGCTCCAGATGGTCGAGTGGTTGCCTTTGAGTGGGATGAAAATGCAATTAAGGCCAGTAGGGAGAGACTAGCTCCCTACGGAGAGAGGCTGACTCTTGTTCGCCGTAATTTTGCAGAGATAGGTGTGGGGCTTACCGAGGCTGGAATTTCTCATATTGATGGCTTGTTGATTGATATAGGTCTCTCCTCCCTGCAACTTGATACGGGGACGCGGGGCTTTAGTTTTCAGCGTGATGATGACCTTGATATGCGCATGGACGAGCGTGGGGAGATGACCGCTGCGACCATTATTGCTACCTGTACAGAGGAGCAGTTGGCGGATCTTTTTTACTGCTATGGAGAGGAGCGCCAGGCCAGGCCTATTGCCGCAGCCATCGTTGCCGCCAGAAAGTTGGAACCTATTCAGACCACAAAACAGTTGGTGAGGGTGGTTGCCAGGGCTATTCCTAAGCGTTTTCACCCTAAGAAGATACATGTGGCCACCAAGGTTTTTCAGGCCCTTCGTATTGCAGTGAACACCGAACTTGAAAATTTATCAAAAATAATTGATGACGCAGGTGAGTTTTTAAAGCCAGGGAGCAGATTTTGCATAATATCCTTTCATTCGCTCGAAGATAGGATTGTTAAGCGTAAATTTCGGGAAAATCCAAACTTTAAGGTGATAACCAATAAGCCCGTTAAGGCAGGTGAGGAAGAGTTGGATCGGAATTATCGTTCCAGAAGTGCGCTATTACGGGTAGCGGAAAAAGTGTAG
- a CDS encoding division/cell wall cluster transcriptional repressor MraZ has protein sequence MRKVRFRSRTEHTLDTKGRLNFPRRFSDVLESFESQDLIIAPFKTHLRIYPLAEWEELETKMHNHGGEQNLSGWVRYVVGGVVEAALDKQGRLLIPQTLRLDAGLEKNVVLNGMLSWIEIWDATAWASEQQAVRDGFEDFSEGLRNMGIL, from the coding sequence ATGCGCAAGGTTCGATTTCGAAGCAGAACAGAGCACACATTGGATACCAAGGGACGGTTAAACTTCCCAAGGCGCTTCTCTGATGTCCTGGAAAGTTTTGAAAGTCAGGACCTTATTATAGCTCCTTTTAAAACTCATCTGCGAATTTATCCCCTTGCCGAGTGGGAAGAACTTGAGACGAAGATGCACAATCATGGTGGAGAACAAAATCTTTCCGGCTGGGTACGCTATGTTGTGGGTGGAGTTGTGGAGGCAGCTCTGGATAAACAGGGACGGCTACTTATTCCGCAGACACTACGGCTTGATGCCGGCCTGGAAAAAAATGTGGTATTGAACGGAATGTTAAGTTGGATTGAAATATGGGATGCGACAGCCTGGGCCAGTGAGCAGCAGGCTGTCCGAGATGGTTTTGAGGATTTTTCAGAAGGTCTTCGCAATATGGGTATTTTATAG
- a CDS encoding 4-fold beta flower protein, with translation MSNELNPFPENEITPFYDSSGHALFYLHSDGKYFYHYDGTPIAYLYNHQCIISYLGQYLGWLHNGSIIDYKNGRYAFFTSHSSDGVSRPGRKSKPSRSSRQSRPAESSRMSRPSRPSRSSGWSENSNMTFFPNY, from the coding sequence ATGAGTAACGAATTAAATCCATTTCCAGAGAATGAAATCACACCTTTTTATGATAGTTCAGGCCATGCTTTGTTTTATCTGCATAGTGACGGAAAATATTTTTATCACTATGATGGAACGCCTATAGCGTATTTATATAATCACCAATGTATTATTTCTTATTTAGGTCAATATTTAGGTTGGTTACATAATGGTAGCATTATAGATTATAAAAATGGTAGGTACGCATTCTTTACCAGCCATAGCTCTGATGGTGTTTCTCGGCCTGGTAGAAAATCGAAACCTAGTAGATCATCCAGGCAAAGTCGGCCTGCTGAATCCAGTCGGATGAGTCGACCATCACGTCCATCCAGAAGCTCCGGTTGGAGTGAAAATAGTAATATGACCTTCTTCCCCAATTATTGA
- the panB gene encoding 3-methyl-2-oxobutanoate hydroxymethyltransferase, whose translation MRKTVVDIIAMKAAGQKISMLTAYDASMSALLDQAGIDILLVGDSLGMTVLGYDSTVPVTMADMVHHMAAVRRGAPDAFVVGDMPFGSYQTGARDAVLNAMRLLKEGGCDVVKLEGGEVVCPVVKAIVDAGIPVMGHLGLTPQTAAVLGGYKVQGRDMEAARKLFADAKRLEEAGVCGLVLECIPAGLAEVVTASIAVPTVGIGAGKGCDGQVLVINDMLGLFEKFTPKFVKHYAQLAPLVRQGVENYIGEVRAGAFPEAEHTFTSSCDYKVLLSGDDQ comes from the coding sequence ATGCGTAAGACCGTTGTGGATATTATTGCAATGAAGGCCGCCGGGCAGAAGATAAGCATGCTTACCGCCTATGATGCCTCCATGTCTGCCCTGCTTGATCAGGCTGGAATCGACATCCTCTTGGTTGGTGATTCTCTTGGAATGACCGTGCTCGGCTATGATTCGACGGTTCCTGTCACCATGGCTGATATGGTTCATCATATGGCAGCGGTGCGTCGCGGGGCCCCAGATGCCTTTGTGGTGGGCGATATGCCCTTTGGCTCCTATCAAACAGGGGCGCGTGATGCTGTCCTTAATGCCATGCGTTTGCTGAAAGAGGGTGGTTGTGATGTGGTAAAGCTTGAAGGTGGTGAGGTCGTCTGTCCTGTGGTTAAGGCCATTGTTGATGCGGGGATTCCTGTTATGGGCCATTTAGGGCTTACTCCTCAGACTGCGGCAGTGCTCGGTGGTTACAAGGTGCAGGGTCGTGATATGGAGGCTGCCAGAAAACTCTTTGCCGATGCCAAAAGATTGGAAGAGGCCGGGGTCTGTGGGCTGGTTCTGGAGTGCATTCCTGCAGGTCTTGCCGAAGTTGTTACAGCATCCATAGCGGTGCCCACCGTAGGCATTGGGGCGGGCAAGGGCTGTGATGGCCAGGTTCTGGTTATTAACGATATGCTGGGACTCTTTGAAAAATTTACTCCCAAGTTTGTCAAACATTATGCCCAGCTAGCTCCTCTGGTCCGGCAGGGAGTAGAAAACTATATCGGCGAGGTTCGTGCCGGTGCCTTTCCGGAGGCAGAGCATACCTTTACCAGTTCCTGTGATTATAAGGTTCTCCTCTCCGGAGATGATCAGTAA
- a CDS encoding YebC/PmpR family DNA-binding transcriptional regulator codes for MSGHSKWSTIKRKKGANDAKRGKIFTRLIKEITVAARGGGGDPEGNPRLRSAILVAKSENMPKDNITRAIKKGTGEIAGEVYDEILYEGYGPGGVAVLVECMTDNRNRTVADIRHYFAKNNGNLGEAGCVSWMFEKKGLILVDKATITEDELMDQALEAGAEDVVEDETEFQVLTNPTELDAVRGAMEAAGIAFVDASISMLPKNVVDVTDEKVGKNLLRLLESLEDHDDVQNVHSNFDIDEELMEQLAE; via the coding sequence ATGTCGGGACATTCTAAGTGGTCAACCATCAAGAGGAAAAAAGGCGCAAATGATGCTAAGAGAGGTAAGATCTTTACCCGCCTTATCAAGGAGATAACCGTTGCAGCCCGTGGTGGTGGTGGCGATCCCGAGGGTAACCCAAGACTTCGTTCCGCTATTCTTGTGGCAAAATCAGAGAATATGCCAAAGGATAATATCACCCGCGCTATCAAGAAGGGTACAGGCGAGATTGCCGGTGAGGTATATGACGAGATCCTCTATGAGGGTTATGGCCCCGGTGGTGTTGCGGTGCTTGTTGAGTGTATGACCGATAACCGTAACCGTACTGTTGCCGATATTCGCCACTATTTTGCAAAAAATAATGGTAATCTTGGTGAGGCTGGTTGTGTCTCTTGGATGTTTGAGAAGAAGGGTTTGATTTTGGTTGATAAGGCCACTATCACGGAAGATGAGTTGATGGATCAGGCGCTTGAAGCAGGTGCTGAAGATGTGGTTGAGGACGAGACTGAATTTCAGGTGCTCACCAATCCGACAGAGCTTGATGCTGTTCGTGGAGCCATGGAGGCTGCTGGGATTGCCTTTGTCGATGCCTCTATCTCCATGCTTCCTAAGAATGTTGTTGATGTCACCGATGAGAAGGTTGGAAAAAATCTTCTCAGACTGCTTGAGAGCCTTGAAGATCACGATGACGTACAAAATGTTCACTCTAACTTCGATATTGATGAAGAGTTGATGGAACAACTCGCTGAATAG
- a CDS encoding SAM-dependent methyltransferase: MRKINDYYAKKAKKDNYPARSIYKLEEAQKKYDIISRGDSILDLGCFPGSWSIYASELAGPKGIVVGVDLQQAVGGGRADAAPIHWICEDIREPAMLEAVRRIRPSFRVLISDMAPKTTGNRWTDAQQSLNLCYQTLEIAEQVLLNKGNYICKVFQGGDFPDFVDAVKKRFESARVIKPQSSRIESREVFVLGLNYRKPQK, encoded by the coding sequence GTGCGTAAAATAAACGATTATTATGCTAAAAAGGCCAAAAAGGATAACTATCCAGCTCGGTCTATCTATAAGTTAGAAGAGGCTCAGAAGAAGTATGACATCATTTCGCGGGGAGATAGCATCCTGGATTTGGGTTGTTTTCCTGGAAGTTGGTCTATTTATGCTTCCGAGCTTGCCGGTCCTAAGGGGATTGTGGTCGGAGTCGATCTGCAACAGGCTGTAGGCGGCGGCCGGGCCGATGCGGCCCCAATCCACTGGATCTGTGAAGATATACGTGAACCTGCAATGCTTGAGGCTGTACGGAGAATTCGTCCGTCTTTTCGTGTGCTCATCTCTGATATGGCTCCGAAAACCACAGGTAATAGGTGGACAGATGCACAGCAGTCGCTTAATCTCTGTTACCAGACCTTGGAAATTGCCGAACAGGTACTCCTCAATAAGGGAAACTATATCTGCAAGGTTTTCCAGGGTGGTGATTTTCCAGATTTTGTTGATGCGGTAAAAAAGCGTTTTGAAAGCGCACGGGTGATAAAACCGCAAAGTTCTCGAATTGAGAGCCGTGAAGTTTTTGTGCTGGGACTGAATTATCGAAAGCCACAAAAATAG
- a CDS encoding CCA tRNA nucleotidyltransferase, with protein sequence MEKKIQVSLAGDYSPDIVTALFAVSRQLDAEVWVAGGPVRDYFLGRSAKDLDLVTGAGAIDFCRRLLRQLGEGSLVPLSEGDEEACRIVYRHEIVDISSFRASASSLEEDLALRDFTLNAMALPLSTLRGEKVDLIDPFSGRDDLADKILRPLPEAFGRDPLRILRAFRFQSLFSLSFDPAIAPAIIAHRHLLSGVAAERISAELDATLMGTSALEALAGMEDLGILELLLPELSDGRDILQPAAHHLDVYGHSLACFEKMHWLLAGGVMSFVSREELDLATLAKKTRLCLCWAALLHDVGKPGSRDIRATDGRITFYNHDERGARIVAKIGTRLRWSNEVKDAVARLVAMHMHPFHLCAVQQSGEVSPRAVLRLYRRAQELLQPLFLLAFADSLASQGEGRPAEMEQDIALLYRRTMSVYYEKIRPVLLGEKILTGRDILREFSLDPGPLYGDILTKVEELRVEGELATEADALAWVKKYLQGLS encoded by the coding sequence GTGGAGAAAAAGATTCAGGTGTCATTGGCAGGGGACTATTCCCCTGATATTGTGACAGCCCTGTTTGCCGTAAGTCGGCAGTTGGATGCTGAGGTATGGGTCGCTGGTGGCCCGGTACGGGATTATTTTCTCGGCCGTTCGGCCAAGGATCTTGATCTGGTAACCGGAGCAGGGGCAATTGATTTTTGTCGCCGCCTGTTGCGTCAACTGGGCGAGGGGAGCCTTGTCCCCCTGTCCGAAGGTGATGAGGAGGCCTGTCGTATAGTCTATCGTCATGAAATAGTAGATATCTCCTCCTTTCGTGCGTCAGCCTCCTCTCTGGAGGAAGATCTTGCCCTGCGTGATTTTACCCTGAATGCCATGGCTCTGCCCCTGTCCACTCTGAGGGGAGAGAAGGTAGATCTCATTGATCCCTTTTCCGGTAGAGATGATTTAGCGGATAAAATACTGCGCCCCCTGCCGGAGGCCTTTGGCCGTGACCCCCTGCGTATTCTCAGGGCCTTTCGCTTTCAGAGTCTCTTCTCCCTCTCCTTTGATCCTGCCATTGCCCCTGCTATTATTGCCCATCGCCACTTGCTGTCGGGGGTGGCGGCAGAACGGATTTCAGCAGAGCTTGATGCGACCCTTATGGGGACGTCTGCCCTTGAGGCCCTTGCCGGGATGGAGGATCTGGGAATTTTGGAACTTCTCTTGCCGGAGTTGTCGGACGGTCGGGATATTCTCCAGCCTGCTGCCCATCATCTTGATGTCTATGGTCATAGCTTGGCCTGTTTTGAGAAAATGCACTGGCTCCTTGCCGGTGGGGTGATGAGCTTTGTCTCCAGAGAGGAGTTGGATCTTGCCACTTTGGCTAAAAAAACAAGATTATGCCTCTGCTGGGCTGCCCTTCTCCACGATGTGGGTAAACCCGGATCGCGGGATATCCGGGCGACGGATGGGCGGATAACCTTTTATAATCATGATGAGAGAGGTGCTCGAATTGTCGCAAAGATAGGGACAAGGCTACGCTGGAGTAATGAGGTGAAGGATGCCGTGGCGCGCCTGGTGGCCATGCATATGCACCCCTTTCATCTCTGTGCCGTGCAACAGAGCGGGGAGGTGAGCCCGCGGGCGGTGCTTCGTCTTTATCGCCGGGCCCAAGAACTTCTTCAGCCCCTGTTTCTCCTCGCCTTTGCCGATAGTCTTGCCAGTCAGGGAGAGGGACGGCCTGCGGAGATGGAGCAGGATATTGCCCTTTTATATAGGCGTACCATGTCCGTCTACTATGAAAAAATCAGGCCGGTTCTCCTTGGCGAGAAGATCCTCACCGGTAGAGATATTTTGCGGGAATTTAGCCTGGATCCGGGCCCTCTTTATGGTGATATTTTAACAAAAGTTGAAGAGTTGCGGGTTGAGGGAGAGCTGGCGACCGAGGCGGATGCCCTGGCCTGGGTAAAAAAATATCTTCAAGGCTTGTCCTAA
- a CDS encoding tRNA-dihydrouridine synthase family protein, with protein MTQEIRLSLAPIRGLTTASFRSLFCKHFAGFNSSIAPFINPQKRASFDNKMLKDVLPEANMVVPVIPQLLHNNAEDFIALAGRLAELGYKEINWNLGCPAPMVAKKKRGSGMLAHPDLIVEFLEEVLPQIPVKLSIKTRLGYSNTAQTKELLPRLDQFPLTEIIIHARLGKQMYKGTTDPDTFAECLQLSQHRIAYNGDITTLEHFHELQTRFPQVEHWMIGRGALADPFLAERIKGIGKLTPTQELLRLEKFHAELFEIYREELSGPSHIVGRMKMLWQYLGASFPKQKKLLKKVHKAYNEEQFQESVSQLFQAERD; from the coding sequence ATGACTCAAGAAATACGACTCTCACTCGCTCCTATTCGCGGCCTGACCACAGCCAGTTTCCGCTCTCTCTTCTGCAAACACTTTGCGGGATTTAACTCCAGCATCGCCCCATTTATCAACCCACAGAAAAGGGCCTCCTTTGATAACAAGATGCTCAAAGACGTCCTCCCTGAGGCCAACATGGTTGTCCCCGTTATTCCCCAACTACTACATAACAATGCAGAGGATTTCATCGCCCTGGCAGGGCGGCTGGCAGAGCTGGGATATAAGGAGATTAACTGGAACCTCGGTTGCCCTGCCCCCATGGTGGCAAAAAAGAAACGGGGCTCTGGAATGCTTGCCCACCCTGATCTGATCGTTGAGTTTCTAGAAGAGGTGCTCCCACAAATCCCGGTAAAGCTCTCCATCAAGACCAGATTGGGCTACAGCAACACAGCTCAAACCAAGGAGCTCTTACCAAGATTGGACCAATTTCCATTAACAGAGATAATCATCCATGCCCGCCTTGGCAAACAGATGTATAAGGGGACAACGGACCCCGATACATTTGCCGAATGCCTCCAACTCAGCCAGCATCGAATTGCCTATAATGGGGACATCACCACTCTTGAGCACTTTCATGAACTACAGACAAGATTTCCTCAGGTGGAGCACTGGATGATTGGACGAGGCGCCCTCGCTGACCCATTTCTTGCTGAAAGAATAAAGGGAATCGGCAAACTCACCCCGACACAAGAGCTTCTCCGCTTAGAGAAGTTCCATGCAGAGCTCTTTGAGATATACAGGGAGGAGTTAAGCGGGCCAAGCCACATCGTTGGCCGAATGAAAATGCTCTGGCAGTATCTGGGGGCCTCATTTCCGAAGCAAAAGAAATTACTAAAAAAGGTACATAAGGCCTACAACGAAGAACAGTTCCAGGAAAGTGTCTCTCAGCTCTTCCAAGCTGAGAGAGACTAG
- a CDS encoding rubredoxin, giving the protein MQKWECPCGYIYDPEEGDYDNGVEPKTAWEDLPDDWTCPLCGAEQDAFWKAD; this is encoded by the coding sequence ATGCAAAAGTGGGAATGCCCTTGCGGATACATCTATGACCCCGAAGAAGGCGATTACGACAATGGCGTAGAGCCTAAAACCGCCTGGGAGGATCTCCCCGACGACTGGACCTGTCCTCTCTGCGGCGCTGAACAGGACGCCTTCTGGAAGGCTGACTAA